From the Sphingomonas mesophila genome, one window contains:
- a CDS encoding YerC/YecD family TrpR-related protein: MPPPATLSDARLSLIEDLADALVELDSREEAVGFLADLCTPAEVHTLAERWHVAQLLDDGALTYREIHEQTGVSTTTVVRVARFLRQEENGGYRRLLDRIKAARR; the protein is encoded by the coding sequence ATGCCGCCCCCAGCGACCCTTTCCGATGCCCGTCTCAGCCTGATCGAGGATCTGGCCGATGCCCTTGTCGAGCTCGACAGCCGCGAGGAGGCGGTCGGCTTCCTCGCCGATCTGTGCACTCCGGCCGAGGTGCACACGCTGGCCGAGCGGTGGCATGTCGCGCAGCTGCTCGACGACGGCGCGCTGACCTATCGCGAGATCCATGAGCAGACCGGGGTCAGCACGACCACCGTGGTGCGCGTCGCGCGCTTCCTGCGGCAGGAGGAGAATGGCGGCTATCGGCGGCTGCTGGACCGGATCAAGGCGGCGCGGCGATGA
- the hisG gene encoding ATP phosphoribosyltransferase, whose amino-acid sequence MSPDRNRLHLALQKSGRLSEQSRQLLKDAGLKLVDGGKNALSGRAENFPLDLMLVRDDDIPTFVADGVCELGIVGQNVLEEYALGQPERRFEQVARLGFGRCSLKIAAPDSIGRFDLAMLEGQRIATSYPQLTARFLAERGIAAEVVTMRGAVELAPRLGIAGFVCDLVSTGATLDANGLTAVADVFESEAVLVQTRRPIDRAHAEKVEALLARINGVIATAESKYIVLNAPEAALPAIIRILPGAEAPTVVPLIGRQGHVAVQAVCQESVFWETLERLKAEGASAILVMPIEKMML is encoded by the coding sequence ATGAGCCCGGACCGCAACCGCCTCCACCTCGCGCTGCAGAAGTCGGGGCGACTGTCCGAACAAAGCCGGCAATTGCTCAAGGATGCCGGCCTCAAGCTGGTCGACGGCGGCAAGAATGCGCTCAGCGGGCGGGCCGAGAATTTCCCGCTCGACCTGATGCTGGTGCGCGACGACGACATTCCGACGTTCGTCGCCGACGGCGTGTGCGAGCTCGGAATCGTCGGGCAGAACGTGCTCGAGGAATATGCGCTGGGCCAACCGGAGCGGCGCTTCGAGCAGGTCGCGCGGCTCGGCTTCGGCCGCTGCTCGCTGAAGATCGCGGCGCCCGACAGCATCGGTCGGTTTGATCTGGCGATGCTCGAGGGGCAACGGATCGCGACATCCTATCCGCAGCTTACCGCGCGGTTCCTGGCGGAGCGCGGGATCGCGGCGGAGGTGGTGACGATGCGCGGCGCGGTCGAGCTTGCGCCGCGGCTGGGGATCGCGGGGTTCGTGTGCGACCTGGTGTCGACCGGAGCGACGCTCGACGCCAACGGCCTCACCGCGGTCGCCGACGTGTTCGAGAGCGAGGCGGTGCTGGTCCAGACCCGCCGCCCGATCGACCGCGCGCATGCCGAGAAGGTCGAGGCGCTGCTGGCGCGGATCAACGGCGTGATCGCGACCGCCGAAAGCAAATATATCGTCCTCAACGCGCCCGAGGCCGCTTTGCCCGCGATCATCCGAATCCTGCCGGGAGCCGAGGCGCCGACGGTGGTCCCGCTGATCGGCCGCCAGGGCCATGTCGCGGTCCAAGCGGTGTGCCAGGAATCGGTGTTCTGGGAGACGCTCGAGCGGCTCAAGGCCGAGGGCGCGTCCGCGATCCTGGTGATGCCAATCGAAAAGATGATGCTGTGA